The proteins below come from a single Candidatus Rokuibacteriota bacterium genomic window:
- a CDS encoding DUF933 domain-containing protein: MKIGLVGLPKSGKTSLFNLLTGASLATSSFGGSRAEMHAGVARVPDPRVDTLTALFKPKKTTFASFEVVDLAGITKGDREGLDAKEFRNADALLHVVRAFPDAAGAAPNPKGDIADLETELILADLEVVERRLERLEASIKKKRTDADVKEQAVLLRLKPALESETPVRAAELSDDDARAIRGFTFLSQKPILHCLNLSEKEIDRGKTLVESFGLGEIARRPGTGVGWVSAVIEAEVAQLAGEEQAAFLADLGLSEPAIRRVLRDCYALLGLISFFTVGEDEVRAWSVPRGTRGQDAAGAIHSDIARGFIRAEVVGYDELVAAEGSMAAVREKGQFRLEGKDYVVQDGEICHFRFNVAK, translated from the coding sequence ATGAAGATCGGCCTCGTCGGGCTTCCCAAGAGCGGAAAGACCTCGCTGTTCAACCTGCTGACCGGTGCGTCGCTGGCGACCTCGTCGTTCGGGGGCTCGCGCGCGGAGATGCACGCGGGCGTGGCGCGCGTGCCCGACCCGCGGGTGGACACGCTGACCGCGCTCTTCAAGCCGAAGAAGACGACCTTCGCGTCGTTCGAAGTGGTAGACCTCGCCGGGATCACCAAGGGCGACCGCGAGGGATTGGACGCCAAGGAGTTCAGGAACGCGGACGCGCTGTTGCACGTCGTGCGGGCCTTTCCCGACGCGGCCGGCGCGGCGCCCAACCCCAAGGGCGACATCGCGGATCTCGAGACCGAGCTGATCCTGGCCGACCTCGAGGTGGTGGAGCGCCGGCTGGAGCGGCTCGAGGCCTCCATCAAGAAGAAGCGCACGGACGCCGACGTCAAGGAGCAGGCGGTCCTGCTGCGCCTCAAGCCCGCGCTCGAGTCCGAGACGCCGGTCCGTGCGGCTGAGTTGTCGGACGACGACGCCCGTGCGATCCGCGGCTTCACGTTCCTCTCGCAGAAGCCCATCCTCCACTGCCTGAATCTTTCGGAGAAAGAGATCGACCGCGGCAAGACTCTCGTCGAGAGCTTCGGGCTCGGAGAGATCGCCCGGCGCCCGGGCACTGGCGTCGGCTGGGTCTCCGCCGTCATCGAGGCCGAAGTGGCGCAACTGGCGGGGGAGGAGCAGGCGGCCTTTCTCGCGGACCTCGGGCTGAGCGAGCCAGCGATCAGGCGGGTGCTTCGCGACTGCTATGCGCTCCTCGGACTGATCTCCTTCTTCACCGTGGGCGAGGACGAGGTGCGAGCATGGTCCGTCCCGCGCGGGACACGCGGCCAGGACGCCGCGGGCGCCATCCACTCGGACATCGCGCGCGGTTTTATCCGCGCCGAGGTCGTGGGCTACGACGAGCTGGTCGCCGCCGAGGGCTCCATGGCCGCGGTGCGCGAGAAGGGGCAGTTCCGCCTCGAGGGCAAGGACTACGTCGTCCAGGACGGCGAGATCTGCCACTTCCGCTTCAACGTCGCCAAATAA